A stretch of the Papaver somniferum cultivar HN1 chromosome 6, ASM357369v1, whole genome shotgun sequence genome encodes the following:
- the LOC113289373 gene encoding uncharacterized protein LOC113289373 translates to MTEMRRASKAKTNQFVGNFTLLHVWAYEHFPTLFKDFPFLKITHIDDPEEPRAKIYEFNNIPKPGNNRRLIDMRLALDVMSTKDVVFDPYREARGNHQLLRFGNVVFYHGSLFHPKGYVMADPRRVMRQLGYKQLPPFETTSPQGYVLDLSRCFSTPNRLQVEYDPNPEPTHWTEREPRRLVDISKWEIAENGDEFDADYMEDYLQWSHPFVVRPDDVQVPPQENPPVLTPAVAPPRIAQLSKTVGLLRRWLGKLKNMLGCKYQEGEVLSLEEMKEVEEKA, encoded by the exons atgacggagatgagaagggcctctaaggctaaaacaaaccaatttgtcgggaatttcactctactgcat gtgtgggcttatgaacacttcccaacattgttcaaggacttCCCTTTCTTGAAGATCACACATATTGACGATcccgaggagcctagagccaagatatacgagttcaacaatattccgaagcccggtaacaatcgtcgattgatcgatatgagattggctctggacgtgatgagtaccaaagatgttgtgttcgacccttacagaGAGGCTAGAGGAAATCACCAACTTTTGAGGTTTGGTAACGTTGTATTTTACCATGGgtcgttgttccacccaaagggatacgttatggctgatcctcgacgtgtgatgcggcaacttggatataagcaattaccaCCTTTTGAGACGACCTCTCCTCAAGGTTATGTTCTTGACCTTTCTCGGTGCTTTTCAACTCCCAATAGGTTGCAGGTGGAGTATGATCCAAATCCTGAACCAACACATTGGACGGaaagggaaccacgtcgtttggtagatattagtaaGTGGGAGATTGCGGAAAACGGTGATGAATTTGATGCAGACTACATGGAAGATTACctgcaatggtcacatccttttgtcgtgcgcCCGGATGATGTCCAAGTTCCACCCCAGGAAAACCCTCCCGTTCTAACTCCTGCAGTGGCACCACCTAGGATAGCCCAACTTagtaagaccgttggattgcta cggcgttgGCTTGGAAAGTTGAAGAAtatgttaggttgcaagtaccAGGAAGGAGAGGTTctatcccttgaagaaatgaaggaagtcgagGAAAAAGCTTGA
- the LOC113289372 gene encoding L-ascorbate oxidase homolog: MRGATMMLQLLVGVLACLGAVMVVEAEDPYRYFTWVVTYGTIAPLGKPQQGILINGQFPGPRLDCVTNDNVIINVINKIDQPFLLTWNGIKNRKTIWQDGVSGTNCPIPPGRNFTYHLQVKDQIGTFMYFPSLQMHKASGGFGGINMYTRPKIPLPFAEPSGDFHLLLGDWYKAGHKALQRTLDTGKKLAFPDGILINGKQKGLKFRGDPGKTYMLRLSNVGLSLSINFRIQGHKMRLVEMEGSHTVQESYDSLDIHVGQSLAVLVTFNKKAKDYFIVASSRFTVPVLTSTAYLKYTNSKIKASMPLPIGPTTHVHWSLKQARSFRWNLTASAARPNPQGAYHYGSVKPTRILKISNSEVKIRGKTRYAINGMSFVNPDTPLKLADYFNIPGVFDLKTFKNKTAGGPAKLGTPVVGLWLHDFVEIIFNNVEDTIQSWHLSGTDGWVVGYGPNKWAASQRRYYNLVDAATRYTVQVFPKSWTAMVVPFDNKGMWNLRSAIWPRRYLGQELYIRVWNEEQSLFTENAIPSNVLLCGKARGKRI; the protein is encoded by the exons ATGAGAGGAGCAACAATGATGCTGCAGCTATTAGTAGGAGTATTAGCATGTTTAGGTGCCGTCATGGTAGTCGAAGCAGAGGACCCATACAGATATTTCACTTGGGTTGTTACCTATGGCACCATTGCGCCTCTTGGCAAACCTCAACAG GGTATTCTCATCAACGGACAGTTCCCTGGTCCAAGACTTGACTGTGTCACTAATGATAATGTCATCATTAATGTCATTAACAAGATTGATCAACCTTTCCTTCTTACATG GAACGGAATCAAGAACAGGAAGACCATCTGGCAAGATGGAGTATCTGGAACCAATTGTCCAATCCCTCCCGGCCGTAACTTTACATACCATCTTCAAGTCAAAGATCAAATTGGAACATTCATGTATTTCCCTTCACTACAAATGCACAAAGCTTCTGGAGGTTTCGGAGGAATCAATATGTACACTCGCCCAAAGATTCCTCTCCCATTCGCTGAGCCATCCGGTGATTTCCACTTGCTCCTTGGTGACTGGTATAAGGCCGGACACAAGGCATTGCAGAGGACTTTGGATACAGGCAAAAAACTTGCTTTTCCAGATGGTATATTGATTAACGGAAAGCAAAAGGGACTTAAGTTCAGGGGAGATCCAGGGAAAACCTATATGCTCAGGTTATCAAATGTTGGTTTGTCATTATCAATCAACTTTAGGATTCAAGGTCATAAAATGAGGTTGGTAGAAATGGAAGGATCTCATACAGTTCAAGAATCTTATGATTCTCTTGATATCCATGTCGGCCAATCACTTGCAGTTCTTGTCACGTTCAACAAGAAAGCTAAAGATTACTTCATTGTTGCTTCATCGAGATTTACCGTCCCTGTTCTCACTTCCACCGCATACCTTAAATACACTAACTCGAAGATTAAAGCTTCGATGCCTCTGCCAATCGGCCCTACTACCCATGTTCACTGGTCTTTGAAACAAGCTCGATCTTTCAG ATGGAATTTGACTGCTAGTGCAGCGAGGCCCAACCCACAAGGGGCATACCATTATGGTAGCGTTAAGCCAACAAGGATACTTAAGATATCGAACTCTGAGGTTAAGATTAGGGGAAAAACACGATATGCTATTAATGGAATGTCATTCGTAAACCCTGATACTCCATTGAAGTTGGCTGATTATTTCAACATTCCTGGAGTTTTCGACTTGAAAACTTTCAAGAACAAAACTGCTGGAGGTCCTGCTAAATTGGGAACTCCTGTAGTTGGACTTTGGCTACATGACTTCGTTGAAATTATCTTCAATAATGTTGAAGATACCATTCAATCTTGGCATCTTTCTGGTACCGATGGCTGGGTCGTCGG GTATGGACCTAACAAGTGGGCAGCATCACAAAGGAGATACTACAATTTGGTGGATGCTGCAACTAGATACACAGTTCAGGTATTTCCAAAATCATGGACCGCAATGGTAGTGCCCTTTGACAACAAAGGAATGTGGAATTTGAGGTCAGCAATTTGGCCAAGAAGGTATTTAGGACAGGAATTATACATTAGAGTATGGAACGAGGAGCAGAGTCTGTTCACTGAAAACGCCATTCCTAGTAACGTACTTCTTTGCGGTAAGGCTAGGGGTAAACGCATCTAG